The Candidatus Celerinatantimonas neptuna DNA segment GTATGCTTTGCCAAGCTCTTTAAATACCGCTTCTGGCATTCCTTTAGGTAATTCGACAGTACTATGATCATCGAATAACTCAATGCGGCCAATAAATTGACTCTCAATATTCGCTTCATTGGCGATTGCACCGACAATGTGCTTCGGTTGTGCACCATGATCGCGTCCGACTTCCAGACGAAAACGCTCCATTGGAACATCCGCTGTTGCACGTCGTTGTTTTTTATCATTTTGACGTTTAGGCTTACGAACTCTTGCATTCATTGAAGTCTCTTCAACTGGCGGTTCAATAACTTTTAATGGGCGCGAACCCTGAGCAATCATTAATAATTTTGCAGCCAGAGACTCAATTGTCTCATCACGCTTACCAACCAAGTCCGTAATCAGATGTTGATAATCAGAAAGCCGCTGTGAATCATCTAGCTGAGATAATTGGGCATTAAAACGTTCAAGACGTTTTTCCTCCAGCATTTTGCCTGTAGGTAAGTCAATACGTTCAATTTTCTGACGGGTCATCCGTTCGATTTGCTGGAGCATCCGGCATTCACGTCGATTAACAAAAAGAACGGCTTCGCCTGAACGGCCTGCCCGTCCTGTGCGACCAATACGGTGAACATAGGCTTCGCTGTCAAAAGGAATATCATAGTTCACAACTAAACCAATTCTTTCAACATCCAGGCCCCGCGCAGCAACATCGGTCGCGATAACAACATCAATTGTTCCTTTTTTCAGTTGCTCAACAGCCCTTTCACGTAAATTCTGATTCATATCGCCATTGAGGGCTTCACTACGAAATCCTCTGGACTCCATTGCGCTGGCTAACTCTAACGTCGCCTGTTTGGTTCTGGTAAATACGATCGTTGCATTTTCTTGCATCTCTAACACACGGGCCAGTGCTTCTTGTTTAGAATAGCGTTGAACCAGCCAGTATCCTTGCTTAATATTCGCAACGGTTGCTGTTTTAGCTGCAATTTTAATTTCTTTTGGCTGACGCATATATTTACGTGTCAGTTTTTTAATTACAGTAGGCATTGTTGCCGAAAAGAGTGCCATCTGACGGTTTTCAGGCGTTTTCGACATAATCTTATCTACATCGTCAATAAATCCCATACGCAACATTTCATCTGCTTCATCTAACACCATTGCTTTAAGATGTTCCAGCTTAAGAGTTCCACGTTCAAGATGGTCAATGACTCGACCTGGCGTTCCAACGATAATCTGCGCTCCACGCCGTAATGCTCTTAGCTGGCTTCCGTAGTCCTGCCCACCATAAAGCGCCAAAATTTTAATTTGGGATATTTTTTTAGCATATTGCTCAATAGATTCAGCAACCTGACCGGCAAGCTCTCTCGTTGGAGCAAGGATTAACAATTGCGGCTGTTTTAAATCAGCATCTATTCTGGCGATTAAAGGAAGGGAAAAAGCTGCTGTTTTTCCTGTCCCTGTCTGAGCCATGCCTAAAACATCATGACCTTCCAGTAACAAGGGAATAGTCTGGGCTTGGATAGGTGATGGTTCAGTATAACCGAGCTCGTCTACAGCCTTTAATATTTCCAATGGAAGAGCAAATTGAGCGAACCCCGAACAATTATCAGTCATACTGTACACACACCTTAGAATCATAAAAGGGGTGCACTATACGCGTTTTCTGAACAAATGTCTCCCAGTATTTAAAATATTATGTTATATATTAAAGTTTCTACTTATTCTTCAGCTTGTTCCGCCTTATTCTCAGAATACTTTACGGCAGTTTCTTGAACCAATAGCTGTAATTCGCCAGATCTAAACATTTCCAGAATAATGTCACATCCACCAACTAATTCACCATTTACCCATAATTGAGGAAAGGTTGGCCAATTTGCATATTTGGGTAATTCAGCCCTAATTTCCGGATTTTGTAAGATATCAACATAAGCAAAACGTTCTCCGCATTGCATTAAGGCCTGGACCGCTTGTGCTGAAAAGCCGCAACTTGGAAATTTAGGAGATCCTTTCATGTACAATAAAATGGAGTTTTGGCTGATCTGCTCTTTTATACGTTCAATAGTGTCCATGATTACCTCTCTCTTACTTGCCATCGCATAATATGCTGCTTTGATCGGGCTCAATAATGAATACAGCGCATTGATTAAAGAAAAAATTCTACATTCAAATCACGTATTCTATGGTTGTATGATGGGCTTTTAGCCTTCACTAAAAGCTCTCTTTCTTATGCTACAATTAAACGTAGCTTTATAACTATATCAGATGTTAATGGCTATTTCATCCATTGATCAAAATCAATGATTTTTTACATAAAATGTTGTAAGGGAATACTGTTTGTTGGTAAACTGAAACGCGAAAGTTACAACATATAACTATATGGCCAAAGAGGGTTTTTCGTGCAAAAAACCTTCAGCCGTACAACGAATCATGGAGATAAACATGGCTTTTGAACTACCTGCTCTGCCATATGAAAAACATGAGCTTGAACCACATATTTCAGCAGAAACCCTTGAATTCCATCATGGAAAACATCATCAGGCCTATGTTACTAAATTAAATGCTTTGATTGAAGGTACTGAATATGCTGGCCAGTCTCTCGAAGCAATTATCAAATCTTCAAACGGTGGCATTTTCAATAATGCAGCACAAATTTGGAACCACACGTTTTACTGGAGTTGCTTAGCCCCAAAAGCTGGCGGTGAACCAGAAGGCGCTCTTGCTGCTGCAATCATTGCTCAGTTTGGCTCATTTGATGCTTTTAAAGCTCAGTTTACGGATAGTGCAGCTACTAATTTTGGATCAGGCTGGACATGGCTGGTAAAAAATGCAGATGGGGAATTGACCATTGTTAATACCAGCAATGCAGGCACTCCTTTAACTGAAGATGGTGTAACACCGCTGATGACCTGTGATGTATGGGAGCATGCATATTATATCGATTATCGGAATGCTCGCCCTAACTATCTTAAAGGATATTGGGAACTGATTAATTGGGAATTTGTTTCTGCGAATTTTGCAGGTTAATCTGATCCGCCATAATTATCGAATGAGCCGCTTTGACCTTATGAGCGGCTTTTCTATAAGAAGTTGTCATGCTACAAGTACAATAAAGAAACATCGTATTGCTATTTTGATTAAAGCAACATGCAGATTACTGATCGCTATGTCCTAAGTTTCTTTGCGGATCGATAATATCTCTGATCCTCTGTTTTACTTCTTTTGCTTCAGGGAAACGCCCCTCTTCTGAGCGGCTCCAGATCAACTGCTCATCAATATATATGTCAAATTTACCTTTAAACCCAGGACATAAAGCAACTTCAGCCAGACTGTCATCAAAAGTGAATAGCAACTCTTGGGCAATCCATGTTGCCCGGAGAACCCAGCGGCATAAGCTGCAATAATGTATCTCTACTCTTGGCTTTATGGTGGTGTTGGTGTCAGTCATAATGTTTCTTTAATTTGCGAAATTCGTTGTTGAATCCGTTTTGCCGAAATAGGAAAAGCGGTACCTAACTGCTGGGCAAATAAACTGACCCGAAGTTCTTCACTCATCCAATGGATCTCTTTGAGATAGGTCTGGGCTAACGGATGATTTTTCAGCTGATTTGCTAATCCGTTATATGCATCTTGTACGGGTTGAAGCTGAATCATCGCTAAACGATCCTTATTAGGGTCAATAGGCAGTTTGTCGAGGCGACGAATCACCGCTTGCAAGTAGCGTTGTAAGTCACGCATTTTGTTAGCACCTGAAGATGTGACAAATCCGCGAAACACCATATGTTGTAACTGCGATTTTATATCATTAAACGACATAATCTGATCCAAAGAGACTTTCCCCTTCGTTCTTTTGATAATCTGATAATGTAATGACAGGACTTCTTCTACTTGTTCAGTCAACTCTAATGTCGTATCTGCTAATTCTGAACGAACATGCTCCTGAGCTATTTCAAAGCTTTGAGTATCCCGGATCATATGCGTATCGACTAATTTTTCAATAGCTGCAAGAATACAATCATCCAGAAGTATTTCTATTTTACCAAAAGGGTTAAAATACAGCCCTAATTTAGTTCGATTAGATAATTTTTCCTGCAGATATTTTATCGGTGATGGAACATTTAGCAATAATAAACGGCTAACGCCTTCGCTATGATTTACTTCTGCTACTTCAGGTCGGTCAAAAACTTCAATAGCAACATGTGATTTTTTATCAACTAATGCAGGATAACTCTTGATCAGCAGTCCACTTTGTTTTGACTCAATTTGTTTAGGTAATGCTTGAGATGGCCACTGCGTTAAAGATTTTTGTTCAATATTAGCTTTACGGGCAGTTTGTGTCAGTTGTTCACTCACCAACCTTTTCAGTTGAACCTGAAGCTGAGAAAGATTGCGGCCCTGTGCAACGAGCTTATTTTTATCAACAATTTTAAAATTCATTCGTAAATGCACAGGCAGAGCATTAGTATCCCAACTATCTGCTGAAATTCGAACACCGGTCATCCTTAATAATTGATGTGCCATTGCGTCGACTAAACGCTGATTATGGTCTTCAGACAATGCCTCTAAGCATGCTTTAGCGTAATTAGGCGCAGGGACAAAATTACGTCTCATGATCTTAGGTAGAGATTTAATCCATGCAATCAACAGCTCTTCCCTAAAAGCAGGAATGAGCCAGTCAAACCCCCTGTCTTCAATTTGATTAAGCATGGCTAATGGAATTGTAACAGAGATGCCATCATCTATTTGTCCTGGTTCGAAAACATAACTCAGTGGAAGTTGAAGATGCCCCTGTTGCCACAGATCAGGATAACGTGCATTTGTAATATCTTCAGCTGCATGTTGCATCAACATCTGTTTTTCGAAATCTAATCCATGTGGATCTTTTTTCTGTTGATGTTTCCACCACTGATTGAAATGACGAATAGATACAACATCAACCGGGATCCGCTCATCATAAAATTCATATAAAATCTGATCATCCACCCGGATATCCCGTCGACGACTCTTATGTTCGAGTAGTTCCACTTCGTCAACAATAGATTGATTCGCTTTTAAAAATGCAGGCTGATATCGCCACCCTCCTTCTACTAAAGCACTTCGAATAAAAATTTCCCGGGAAACAACCGGATCAATGTGTCCATATTGGCATAAACGCCGAACGACAATTGGTACACCAAATAAGGTTTGTGTCTGGTAGGCTACAACCGCACCCTGCTTGTCTGACCAATGAGGTTCGCTATAGCTGATTTTGACTAAATGAGCCCCTAGTTTTTCAAGCCATTGAGGCTGAATTTGAGCAACATCACGAGCAAATAACCTTGAAGTATCAACAAGCTCTGCACTGATAATCCATTTAGGGGGCTTTTTGGCTAATGCTGATCCCGGAAACACAACGAACCGGGTATTTCGAGCACCGATAAATTCTTTTTCTTTATCTCTGAACCCAAGATGACTGAGTAATCCAGTTGTCATAGCCTGATGAATTGCATCATATTCTGCGCCAATCTGATTAACTTTTAATTCTAATTCAGCTGCAACTTGACGAAGTTGTCTGAAAATATCCTGCCATTCTCTGATTCGAAGCGTTGAAAGGAACTCTTTCTGACATAGCTTACGAAATTGATTATTAGATAGCTCGCGCTGCTTATCTCGCAAGTAATCCCATAATTTAAGGTAGCTGATGAAATCGGATTGTTTATCGACAAATCGTTGATGTTGCTGATCGGCCGCTTGTTTTGCATCAAAAGGCCGCTCACGTGGGTCCTGAATTGATAAAGCGGCACAAATAATCATAATTTCTCTGACGCAACCGAATTCCCCCCCTGCTATGACCATTCTGGCCATACGGGGATCAACCGGCAGTCGAGATAATTGACGGCCAAGAGGCGTTAAAAGCACACGATCAGATTTAAAACGCCTTGCTTTAACAGCTCCTAATTCTTCTAACAGATTAATCCCATCATTGATACTGCGATTTTCAGGTGGATCGATAAACGGAAAGGCCTGGATATCCCCCAACTTAAGGGCTGCCATCTGAAGAATGACTGAAGCCAGATTGGTTCGTAAAATTTCAGGATCGGTAAATTCAGGGCGATTATTAAAATCATCTTCACTATACAGCCGGATACAGATCCCTTCTGCAACACGCCCACAACGCCCTTTGCGCTGATTAGCGCTGGCCTGTGAAATAGCTTCTATGGGTAATCGCTGAACTTTGGCTTTCGAGCTATAACGGCTAATACGTGCGGTGCCCGGATCAATCACATAGCGAATACCCGGAACCGTCAAACTGGTTTCGGCAACATTCGTTGCTAAAACAATCCGCCGGCCTCTATGCTGGGCAAAAATTCTATTTTGTTCCTTAGCTGAAAGACGCGCATATAATGGTAAAACTTCAGTGTGTGGACGCTGTCTTTTATTAAGCCAGTCCGCAGTATCACGAATTTCTCGCTCCCCATTCATAAATATAAGGATATCGCCTGACTTCTCGCGATAAAGTTCATCAATTGCACCATCGATGGCTTCAATCAAATCAATTGTTTTACCATCTTCTGACAACGGACGATACCGGGTTTCTACAGGATAAGTTCGCCCTTCAACTAAGAGCATTGGTGCATGATCGAAATATTTTGAAAAACGTTCTGGATCAATCGTGGCCGAAGTGATAATGACCTTAAGATCATGACGTTTTTTTAGAATATGTCGTAAATACCCCAGGATAAAATCAATATTAAGGCTACGCTCATGAGCTTCATCAATGATTAATACTTCATATTGATTAAGAAAACGATCCTGTTGTAGTTCGGCCAGTAAAATACCATCCGTCATCAGTTTAATCAGAGTATTTTGATTAACTTGATCGGTAAATCGGATTTTATACCCAACCTGTTCTCCAACACTCACATGAAGCTCTTCTGCCAGACGCGATGTAACACTTCTGGCTGCTAATCGCCGTGGTTGGGTGTGACCAATCAAACCGCGCGTTCCAAGCCCAAGTTCTAAACAAATTTTGGGGAGCTGAGTTGTTTTACCGGATCCTGTCTCACCGGCGATGATAACAACCTGATTTTCTGAAATAGCCTTTGCAATTTCATCTTTATTCGCTGTAACAGGCAGTTCTGATGGATAATCGAGTTGTGGAATAAGCGATCTTCGTCGCTCAGCTTGTTCTATTGAATGTTCGATTTTCTGTGATAATAATTCAATTTCCTGCCGAGAAACCTGGCCGGGCTGATGCCTTAACTGTTTTAACATTCGGTTAAAACGATAATAATCCCGACATAAAACATGAGAAATCTTTTCTGACAGATTGGCTATTTGCGCTTGCAACTCTAGTACCTCAATACTTTTGTACGGCGCAAATGCTACCAATTCTGACGCACTAAACCAACTAATAGAGCAACTTTATCCTCTTACTCCTTTTTGAAAGCAAGCTTCCAGTTGATGATTGATTGCTCTTAATATTTCTCGTCGGGTAATAATTCCAATAAGTCTGCCTTCTTCAACAACCGGATACATCTTCGGCTTTGGCCCTAAAACCATTTGTGCTAATTCAAAAATACTCATCTCCGGATCAATCGATAATACGTCGGTACGCATAACATCATCGATTAGCGTAATAGATTCCCGATAATAGGTATCTTCAAGCATTTTACCTAAACAATCCTGCTCCGAAATCCAACCAACCACATGATGATGCTCATCACATACCGGAGCACCTATCTGCTCTTTTTCTACAAGTTCTTTTGCCACCTGAGCCAGTGGTTGATGGGGATGAAACACAATGGGTTGTGCAATCATATACTGGCGAACACGTAATGATTCCATACTTGAACCTCTGGTTGATAGTTGAATGAATTCTGTTATCTCTGCCTCAGATAACATGCTCGTGTAAGTGATTCTGTCAGTCTTATTTTTGAATCATTCTAATTTTACTGACCTGTTCAAAATGTTTTATGAAGCAGTTATCAGAAAACCATTTTTAATGAGCCCCGTCGATTTGTTTGCAACCCATAAAATTCGATGACTTTTTATCCAAAACAAAGGCTAATTAGAGTGTAGTTGATCCTGACAAGAACATCT contains these protein-coding regions:
- the deaD gene encoding ATP-dependent RNA helicase DeaD, translated to MTDNCSGFAQFALPLEILKAVDELGYTEPSPIQAQTIPLLLEGHDVLGMAQTGTGKTAAFSLPLIARIDADLKQPQLLILAPTRELAGQVAESIEQYAKKISQIKILALYGGQDYGSQLRALRRGAQIIVGTPGRVIDHLERGTLKLEHLKAMVLDEADEMLRMGFIDDVDKIMSKTPENRQMALFSATMPTVIKKLTRKYMRQPKEIKIAAKTATVANIKQGYWLVQRYSKQEALARVLEMQENATIVFTRTKQATLELASAMESRGFRSEALNGDMNQNLRERAVEQLKKGTIDVVIATDVAARGLDVERIGLVVNYDIPFDSEAYVHRIGRTGRAGRSGEAVLFVNRRECRMLQQIERMTRQKIERIDLPTGKMLEEKRLERFNAQLSQLDDSQRLSDYQHLITDLVGKRDETIESLAAKLLMIAQGSRPLKVIEPPVEETSMNARVRKPKRQNDKKQRRATADVPMERFRLEVGRDHGAQPKHIVGAIANEANIESQFIGRIELFDDHSTVELPKGMPEAVFKELGKAYVKHRKLRIRRI
- the grxD gene encoding Glutaredoxin 4, translated to MDTIERIKEQISQNSILLYMKGSPKFPSCGFSAQAVQALMQCGERFAYVDILQNPEIRAELPKYANWPTFPQLWVNGELVGGCDIILEMFRSGELQLLVQETAVKYSENKAEQAEE
- the sodB_2 gene encoding Superoxide dismutase [Fe] — protein: MAFELPALPYEKHELEPHISAETLEFHHGKHHQAYVTKLNALIEGTEYAGQSLEAIIKSSNGGIFNNAAQIWNHTFYWSCLAPKAGGEPEGALAAAIIAQFGSFDAFKAQFTDSAATNFGSGWTWLVKNADGELTIVNTSNAGTPLTEDGVTPLMTCDVWEHAYYIDYRNARPNYLKGYWELINWEFVSANFAG
- a CDS encoding A-adding tRNA nucleotidyltransferase; this translates as MESLRVRQYMIAQPIVFHPHQPLAQVAKELVEKEQIGAPVCDEHHHVVGWISEQDCLGKMLEDTYYRESITLIDDVMRTDVLSIDPEMSIFELAQMVLGPKPKMYPVVEEGRLIGIITRREILRAINHQLEACFQKGVRG